CATCGATCATCACAGAGACGGAATCGGCCAAAAAATAGGCTTCGTCCAAATCGTGTGTTATAAAAAGTGTTGGAATTGCGAACTCTTTTTGTACCCTTTTCAAAAACATCCAAAGCTCTTGTTTCAATGTCATATCTAGAGCACTAAAAGGTTCATCCAGAACGAGAAGTTTTGGTTGAATAGCGAGGGCTCTAAGAAGGGCCACCCTTTGACGTTCCCCTCCGCTTAAGGTGGATGGATATCGATGAAGCAGTGGTTCAAGACGGCTCAAAGTGAGCAACTCATCGAGAAACTTTTTATCGACATCTTTTTTTTGTGCTTTAAGGCCATACAGGATGTTCTCATGTACATTCATATGGGGGAAAAGGGCCAAATGCTGTGGAACATAACCAAAATCTCTTTCATGGGGTTGGAGTGAAGTGATATCCTTTTGATCAAAATAGATTTTCCCAGATTGAGGTTGAATTAGCCCGAGAATCAATTTCAAAAGGGTGCTTTTCCCAGCCCCGGATGGACCAAGCAGAGCATGGGAAGAAGTAGGCACCGAAAGATTAATCCCTTCGAGAGTGAATGAGCCCATCATTGCATGTACATTGTGAAGAGCGATCACCTTTGCAACCTTTGTAGGAGCATTCTTGTAAGAAAAAGTGCTCCAAGACCAAAGGATAGAAGTATCAGAATGATTGTCACTGTGCCTTTGATATCTGCCATCTCGAGATGCAGATAGATAGAAATGGGCAGTGTCTCCGTACGAAAAGGCATCGTTCCCGCAATCGTTAAAGTAGCTCCGAACTCTCCCAGCGCTTTTGCCCAGCTAAGAATCATTCCTGCAATTAGTCCTCTTTTTGCCAAAGGTAAAGTGATAGTAAAAAAGGTATACAAAGGATTTGCTCCAAGAGTATTTGCCGTATTTTCAAACTCCGTATCCACCTCGTCAAACGCCGCTTTTGCAAAGCGAGTCGCAACGCCAGCAATGGTTAGAAATTGCGCCAAAACGATACCGCTGAAGCTGAAAACAAATGTGATGAGGTTGTTTTGTATCCACTCTCCCAAAGGATTGTTGAAAAAGATAAGAACGATGGCTCCCAAGGCTGCTGGAGAGACCACCATAGGAAATTCGAGGAGTGTATCGATAATGTTTTTGCTCATAAAGGAGTAGCGCGAAAGAGCAAAACCTGCCGGTATTGCAACCAAAAGAGCTAGAATTGTAGCAATGGTTGCAGCTAGAAGGGATGTTTTTACAGCAAAGAGGATCCTAGCTGAATGAAGATAGGAAAGGAATTCGTTTGGATGAAAAAAGTACAAAATGGAAGCGATCAATCCTCCATATAAAAGCAGTAAAAATAGAGCAAAAGGAATCGTCAATCGCTTCACTGCCCGATCCACTCCTGTGGTACCTGATATGTGCCACCCACAGGTTTTGTAGCCCCAATAAATTCCTTCGCCGCATCGAGCGTTGCAAAATAGTGGTACTTGGCAAAGATCTTTTGCCCTTCTTGTGATGTTAAAAAGTCGATAAACTGCTGGGCAAGTTTTGGATGGCGGCTAAATTTGGAGATGGCAATAGGGATATAGCCTATACGGACAATCTCACTGGGCTTTAAGGGGATCGTCTCGATTTTTTCGGGATTCCAGTAGTGAAACACTCTCCAGCCGATGACTGCATCCGCTTGCTGTAAAACAACTGCATTGGCCGTTTTGGCACACGATCCTGTATATCCCACAAGATTTTTTCGAAACTGCTTTTTTTGTTTGGGAGTGAAGTTCTTCTCCAGTATCTCAATGGCGTATGCCCCAACACATACCCCTTGCGGATTTGCGATAGCGACTTTAATACCAGGTTTTGTAAGGTCTTTTAGAGAGTGAATATGTTTGGGATTTCCTTTTGGGACATTGATGGCTGGAACCAAATAGACAACGATTTTTTCGCTTTTTGGATCCACAAGCCCCTTTTTCTTGGCTATCTCCATATAGTCTGAGCTTCCTGGAAAGTAGAGATCTCCTTGCTTTGTAAGCTGCATTTGTGAAAGCACAAAACCGCTTCCACCAAAGATGATATCTACATGTATGCCCGTTTTTTTCTCGAAGGCTTTGGCAGCCTCTTCGGTCGCTGGTTTGCTGGCACTTCCAGCAAAGATTAAAAGATGCTCTTTTGCTAAAAGCACTGTCAAAAAAGCAACAAGGAGAACTATTTTTTTCACATCCCCTCCCTCTTTTTTCAAAAATTATAGCATGTACTATGTTTACACGAAAATTGCACACTCGATTTTGTATAGTATAGGGAATTAAACAAAAGGAGATGTTATGAGACGAGTAACGATATTTGTAGCTGCAATGGCTTTGATAGGAATGATGGGTTTGCAAGCGAGCGAAATGAAGTGTGGCTCTGGCATGATGCCAAAGAGTGAAACCAAAATGATGGATAAAAATGAGATGATGAATAAAAATGGAATGCATAAGTGTAATTCTGGAATGATGCAGAAGATGCAAGAAAAAAATAGTACGAAAAATATGAATAAATGTGGTGATGGTATGATGAATATGAAACCACAAAGTATGAATATGCCTATGAAAAAAATGATGATGGCAAAATGTGAATGTATGGAAAAGATGAAAAATATGATGAAAGAGTGTAAAGCACGTATGAAGCAGATGAAACAAGAGTCTATGCAGATGAAAGATCAAAAAATGATGAAGTGTCCTATGTGCGATAAAAAATAGATTGAATAGATTGATGGAAAAAAGAAGAGCCTTTCTGATACTTTGCGGCGCCTCTTTCTTTGTTCCACCCGCGACTCTCTTGGCTAAAGATCAAAAAGAGACGCTCCAAGCACTCATTGAAATGCTCATCCCCTATTCAGACAAACCGCTACGAAACGCTTCTCAAAACTATATCTATTTTATTTTCACGCATCCTTCATTGAACGACAAAAAAAGGAAATTTTTGAAAAATTCTCTTCTTTGGCTCGATACATTTTCTATAGAAAAAAAGAGAAAAAGTTTCGATGCACTTGCAAATAACGAGCGACAATTCCTTCTTGAAGAGCTGCTTGAGTATAACTGGGGCAAAGAGATGATAACCCAGTACACCATTTTACTTCTGGAAGCAACACTGGGTGATCCGATCTATGGCATAAATCCGAAAGGGTTGGGATGGGAAAGAGTCGGTTTTACGCCAGGATTTCCAAGACCAAAGAGGATATATCGTGGAAGTTGATGTGTGTATTGTAGGCAGCGGTGCCGGAGGAGCTCCCATAGCCTACGTTTTACAG
The Nitratiruptor sp. SB155-2 genome window above contains:
- the modA gene encoding molybdate ABC transporter substrate-binding protein, producing the protein MKKIVLLVAFLTVLLAKEHLLIFAGSASKPATEEAAKAFEKKTGIHVDIIFGGSGFVLSQMQLTKQGDLYFPGSSDYMEIAKKKGLVDPKSEKIVVYLVPAINVPKGNPKHIHSLKDLTKPGIKVAIANPQGVCVGAYAIEILEKNFTPKQKKQFRKNLVGYTGSCAKTANAVVLQQADAVIGWRVFHYWNPEKIETIPLKPSEIVRIGYIPIAISKFSRHPKLAQQFIDFLTSQEGQKIFAKYHYFATLDAAKEFIGATKPVGGTYQVPQEWIGQ
- a CDS encoding ABC transporter ATP-binding protein, whose translation is MIALHNVHAMMGSFTLEGINLSVPTSSHALLGPSGAGKSTLLKLILGLIQPQSGKIYFDQKDITSLQPHERDFGYVPQHLALFPHMNVHENILYGLKAQKKDVDKKFLDELLTLSRLEPLLHRYPSTLSGGERQRVALLRALAIQPKLLVLDEPFSALDMTLKQELWMFLKRVQKEFAIPTLFITHDLDEAYFLADSVSVMIDGKIEQTGTKEEVFSHPKTISVAKYLGYKNIFKAYTKDGVLYIPSLQTSFQTNIRCEKECDILIVPEKILLQPSSKNSLHGSIEWLQFKEHFLGIFKTENGAYVYIKSKEKIDTNSISVPPSAFIKLH
- a CDS encoding ABC transporter permease, yielding MKRLTIPFALFLLLLYGGLIASILYFFHPNEFLSYLHSARILFAVKTSLLAATIATILALLVAIPAGFALSRYSFMSKNIIDTLLEFPMVVSPAALGAIVLIFFNNPLGEWIQNNLITFVFSFSGIVLAQFLTIAGVATRFAKAAFDEVDTEFENTANTLGANPLYTFFTITLPLAKRGLIAGMILSWAKALGEFGATLTIAGTMPFRTETLPISIYLHLEMADIKGTVTIILILLSFGLGALFLTRMLLQRLQR
- a CDS encoding gluconate 2-dehydrogenase subunit 3 family protein; its protein translation is MEKRRAFLILCGASFFVPPATLLAKDQKETLQALIEMLIPYSDKPLRNASQNYIYFIFTHPSLNDKKRKFLKNSLLWLDTFSIEKKRKSFDALANNERQFLLEELLEYNWGKEMITQYTILLLEATLGDPIYGINPKGLGWERVGFTPGFPRPKRIYRGS